In Thunnus thynnus chromosome 4, fThuThy2.1, whole genome shotgun sequence, a genomic segment contains:
- the med20 gene encoding mediator of RNA polymerase II transcription subunit 20 isoform X1: MVKRLSVCQVPVAEGKSVQQTVDMLHKKLEQLGAVKQGSFCVDCETYHATGNVSGQPTKLLYVMHNSETPLSCLALFEGGPCLIADANFDVLMVKLKSHFQNAKGHKVECRGSRYRYCDFLIKVGTVTMSSSARGISVEVEYCPCVVPGDCWNLVKEFMQSFLGPSVPELPSVFAAKPEGLFAPADSVDTMTQYLEMFNKLRKQQIPGSNVR, from the exons ATGGTAAAACGGCTCAG TGTGTGCCAGGTGCCTGTGGCAGAGGGGAAGAGTGTGCAGCAGACAGTGGACATGCTGCACAAGAAACTGGAGCAGCTGGGAGCGGTGAAGCAGGGCAGCTTCTGTGTAGACTGTGAGACATACCATGCAACAGGAAATGTCAGCg GTCAGCCCACCAAGCTCTTATATGTGATGCACAACTCTGAAACTCCCTTGAGCTGCCTGGCTCTGTTCGAAGGCGGACCCTGCCTCATAGCCGATGCAAACTTTGACGTTCTCATGGTGAAGCTGAAAAGTCACTTCCAAAACGCCAAGGGCCACAAGGTGGAGTGTCGTGGTTCAAGATACCGCTACTGTGACTTCTTGATAAAAGTTGGTACTGTGACAATGAGCTCCAGCGCACGAGGGATATCAGTAGAG GTGGAGTACTGTCCCTGTGTGGTTCCAGGGGACTGCTGGAATCTCGTGAAGGAGTTCATGCAGTCGTTTCTCGGCCCCAGCGTCCCTGAACTGCCGTCTGTGTTTGCTGCAAAGCCTGAAGGGCTTTTCGCACCAGCAGACAGCGTCGACACCATGACTCAGTACCTGGAGATGTTCAACAAACTTCGTAAACAGCAAATCCCAGGAAGTAATGTGCGTTGA
- the med20 gene encoding mediator of RNA polymerase II transcription subunit 20 isoform X2, which produces MGVTCVCQVPVAEGKSVQQTVDMLHKKLEQLGAVKQGSFCVDCETYHATGNVSGQPTKLLYVMHNSETPLSCLALFEGGPCLIADANFDVLMVKLKSHFQNAKGHKVECRGSRYRYCDFLIKVGTVTMSSSARGISVEVEYCPCVVPGDCWNLVKEFMQSFLGPSVPELPSVFAAKPEGLFAPADSVDTMTQYLEMFNKLRKQQIPGSNVR; this is translated from the exons ATGGGGGTCACTTG TGTGTGCCAGGTGCCTGTGGCAGAGGGGAAGAGTGTGCAGCAGACAGTGGACATGCTGCACAAGAAACTGGAGCAGCTGGGAGCGGTGAAGCAGGGCAGCTTCTGTGTAGACTGTGAGACATACCATGCAACAGGAAATGTCAGCg GTCAGCCCACCAAGCTCTTATATGTGATGCACAACTCTGAAACTCCCTTGAGCTGCCTGGCTCTGTTCGAAGGCGGACCCTGCCTCATAGCCGATGCAAACTTTGACGTTCTCATGGTGAAGCTGAAAAGTCACTTCCAAAACGCCAAGGGCCACAAGGTGGAGTGTCGTGGTTCAAGATACCGCTACTGTGACTTCTTGATAAAAGTTGGTACTGTGACAATGAGCTCCAGCGCACGAGGGATATCAGTAGAG GTGGAGTACTGTCCCTGTGTGGTTCCAGGGGACTGCTGGAATCTCGTGAAGGAGTTCATGCAGTCGTTTCTCGGCCCCAGCGTCCCTGAACTGCCGTCTGTGTTTGCTGCAAAGCCTGAAGGGCTTTTCGCACCAGCAGACAGCGTCGACACCATGACTCAGTACCTGGAGATGTTCAACAAACTTCGTAAACAGCAAATCCCAGGAAGTAATGTGCGTTGA
- the bysl gene encoding bystin, with translation MPKVKKSKGGGEKSGATVALADQILQADTVRARGRVKSRDSRAENEDKYVDERLSRKILQQARIQQEELQTEYGLAPEKKKTPVTVLGSETQDADSDEEWPALGEAGAGDGDVECDTEVVVDPDDEKAIEMFMNKNPPMRRTLADIIMEKITEKQTEVGTVMSEVSGVPMPQLDPRIVEVYKGVNKVLSKYRSGKLPKAFKIIPALSNWEQVLYLTDPETWTAAAMYQATRIFSSNLKERMAQRFYNLVLLPRVRDDIAEYKRLNFHLYSALKKALFKPGAWFKGILIPLCESGTCTLREAIIIGSILTKCSIPVLHSSAAMLKLAEMEYNGANSIFLRLLLDKKYALPFRVLDALVAHFLSFRNEKRVLPVLWHQSLLTLAQRYKADLASEQKAALLELLKIQTHPQISAEIRRELQNSESRDIEIGLPVTVEMD, from the exons ATGCCGAAAGTGAAAAAGTccaaaggaggaggagagaagagcgGAGCGACGGTGGCGCTGGCCGACCAGATCCTGCAGGCGGACACGGTCCGAGCCCGAGGCCGGGTGAAGAGCAGAGACAGCCGGGCAGAAAACGAGGACAAGTACGTAGACGAGCGTTTGTCACGGAAGATCTTACAACAGGCCCGGATTCAACAAGAGGAGCTTCAGACCGAGTATGGCCTGGcaccagagaaaaagaaaacaccagtCACTGTCCTTG GGTCTGAAACTCAGGACGCAGACTCCGACGAGGAGTGGCCAGCGCTGGGAGAAGCCGGAGCTGGTGATGGCGATGTCGAATGTGACACTGAAGTTGTCGTCGACCCTGACGACGAGAAGGCCATTGAGATGTTCATGAATAAGAACCCGCCAATGAG ACGGACCTTAGCTGACATTATCATGGAGAAGATAACTGAGAAGCAGACTGAGGTAGGAACAGTGATGTCAGAGGTGTCGGGGGTTCCAATGCCCCAACTTGACCCAAGGATAGTAGAAGTGTACAAAGGTGTCAATAAG GTTCTGTCAAAATATCGCAGTGGTAAGTTGCCAAAGGCTTTCAAAATCATCCCAGCGCTTTCAAACTGGGAGCAGGTGCTATATTTGACTGATCCGGAGACCTGGACTGCAGCTGCTATGTACCAAGCAACAAG AATCTTCTCATCCAATCTGAAAGAACGAATGGCTCAGCGATTTTACAACCTGGTGCTGCTGCCTCGAGTACGGGATGATATTGCAGAGTATAAGCGACTCAACTTTCATCTCTACAGTGCCCTGAAGAAGGCTTTGTTCAAACCAGGAGCATGGTTCAAAG gTATACTGATTCCCCTCTGTGAATCTGGAACGTGTACTCTCAGGGAAGCCATCATCATTGGAAGCATACTCACAAAGTGCTCAATCCCTGTGCTCCATTCCAG CGCTGCGATGCTTAAGTTGGCAGAGATGGAGTATAACGGCGCCAACAGCATTTTCCTACGTCTCTTGCTTGACAAGAAATACGCCCTGCCTTTCCGTGTCCTGGATGCCTTGGTGGCTCACTTCCTGTCCTTCCGCAATGAAAAACGTGTGCTTCCTGTGCTGTGGCATCAGAGTTTACTCACCCTGGCTCAGCGCTACAAGGCTGACCTGGCATCCGAACAGAAGGCAGCACTGCTGGAGCTGCTCAAGATACAAACACACCCTCAGATCTCTGCAGAGATCCGCAGAGAACTGCAAAACTCAGAGTCGCGGGATATTGAAATTGGGCTCCCTGTTACAGTTGAAATGGACTGA
- the usp49 gene encoding ubiquitin carboxyl-terminal hydrolase 49, with translation MDRCKHVGRLRLGHDHSILNPQKWHCVDCSTTDSVWACLKCSHVACGRFMEEHSLKHFQESHHPLAMEVHELDVFCFACGDYVLNDNAEGDLKLLRGALSTVRSPGSRSLRSSTGGECTPWFGEGGPQPAMQLALRHRRKALLGKMFQRWMGKHEELQDQRKEKLEEARRQKKEVKRRLMEELGNVPPRKSARLLTQAPRSTITLIPRKFRDPPERLPPPSKKPSLLTLSRKAPQNGRAAKLRRYYSTHTVTRRRLAPGVTGLRNLGNTCYMNSILQVLSHLQKFRECFLTLDLCETEELLAKTNHSQGMKGVAGGVVSSGNTALSGCPLGRMGKAGSWNLPVGKKESAPPTPQAAELVQPKEPRCSTRQQMSLCHELHTLFRVMWSGRWSLVSPFAMLHSVWNLIPAFRGYDQQDAQEFLCELLDKVQQELDTEGSKRRIVIPITKRKLSKQVLKVLNTIFHGQLLSQVTCLSCKHKSNTVEPFWDLSLEFPERYHSVDKGSGSTAYQRSCTLTEMLSKFTEMEALEGSIYACNHCNKKRRKTSHKPLVLSEACKQLLIYRLPQVLRLHLKRFRWSGRNHREKIGVHVAFDQVLNIKPYCCTGSGHSVHRGGYTYDLSAVVMHHGKGFGSGHYTAYCYNTEGGFWVHCNDSEMKVCSVEEVCNTQAYILFYTQRSA, from the exons ATGGATCGTTGTAAGCACGTGGGACGCCTTCGTCTGGGCCACGACCATTCCATCCTCAACCCACAAAAATGGCACTGTGTGGACTGCAGCACCACAGATTCAGTGTGGGCCTGCCTCAAGTGCTCCCACGTGGCCTGTGGACGTTTCATGGAGGAGCACTCGCTGAAACACTTTCAGGAGTCACACCACCCACTGGCTATGGAGGTGCATGAGCTGGATGTCTTCTGCTTTGCCTGTGGAGACTATGTACTCAATGATAACGCAGAGGGAGACCTCAAACTCCTCAGAGGGGCACTCTCTACTGTTCGGAGCCCAGGTAGTCGCTCACTACGCTCCTCGACTGGGGGGGAGTGCACCCCCTGGTTTGGGGAAGGTGGGCCGCAGCCTGCCATGCAGCTGGCCCTGCGTCACAGGAGGAAAGCTCTCCTTGGGAAGATGTTTCAGAGGTGGATGGGCAAACACGAGGAGCTGCAGGATCAGCGGAAAGAGAAACTTGAGGAAGctagaagacaaaagaaagaggTAAAAAGGAGACTCATGGAAGAGCTTGGCAATGTCCCTCCCAGAAAGAGTGCTAGGCTTCTTACTCAGGCGCCACGTTCAACCATCACACTCATTCCTCGCAAATTTCGCGACCCTCCAGAACGCCTACCTCCTCCTTCCAAGAAGCCTTCCCTTCTAACCCTGTCCCGTAAGGCTCCTCAGAATGGCAGAGCTGCTAAACTGAGGCGATACTACTCCACTCACACGGTAACACGCCGGAGACTCGCTCCAGGTGTCACCGGTCTGCGCAACTTGGGGAACACATGCTACATGAACTCTATATTGCAAGTGCTGAGCCACCTGCAGAAATTCAGGGAGTGTTTTCTCACTTTGGACCTGTGTGAGactgaggagctgctggccaAGACCAATCACTCCCAGGGAATGAAGGGGGTGGCAGGAGGTGTAGTCAGCAGTGGTAACACAGCACTGTCAGGATGCCCTCTTGGGCGCATGGGGAAGGCAGGCAGTTGGAATTTGCCGGTGGGCAAAAAAGAAAGCGCCCCGCCTACCCCGCAGGCCGCCGAGTTGGTCCAGCCCAAGGAGCCTCGCTGCTCAACCCGCCAGCAGATGTCTCTGTGCCATGAGTTGCATACACTTTTCAGGGTTATGTGGTCAGGCCGGTGGTCTTTGGTATCTCCCTTCGCCATGCTGCACTCTGTGTGGAACCTCATCCCAGCTTTCCGCGGTTATGACCAGCAGGACGCCCAGGAGTTCCTGTGTGAGCTGCTGGACAAGGTGCAGCAGGAGCTGGACACAGAGGGGTCCAAACGCAGGATAGTTATCCCCATCACGAAGAGGAAACTTTCCAAGCAAGTGCTAAAGGTTCTGAACACCATCTTTCATGGGCAGCTACTCAGCCAG GTGACCTGTCTGTCCTGTAAGCACAAGTCTAACACAGTGGAGCCATTCTGGGATTTGTCTTTGGAGTTTCCAGAGAGATACCACAGTGTAGACAAAGGCTCTGGCTCTACAGCTTACCAGCGCAGCTGCACCCTCACCGAGATGCTGTCCAAGTTTACAGAGATGGAGGCTCTTGAAGGCAGCATCTATGCCTGCAACCACTGCAACA AAAAAAGACGGAAAACATCCCACAAGCCCTTAGTTCTGTCAGAGGCATGTAAGCAGCTTCTGATCTACCGTTTACCTCAGGTTCTACGGCTGCACCTCAAACGCTTCAG GTGGTCGGGGAGGAACCATAGGGAGAAGATCGGCGTCCACGTGGCCTTTGACCAGGTTCTGAACATCAAACCCTACTGCTGCACAGGCTCAGGTCACTCTGTTCACAGAGGAGGCTACACCTACGATCTTTCTGCTGTAGTTATGCATCATGGTAAAGGCTTTGGCTCAGGGCACTACACCGCATACTGCTACAATACAGAAGGAG GTTTCTGGGTCCACTGTAATGACTCTGAGATGAAGGTTTGCAGTGTGGAGGAAGTGTGCAACACTCAGGCCTATATTCTCTTCTATACCCAGAGGTCTGCCTAG